GCCCTGGCCGATCGAGAAGAGCAGAACCGCGAGCAGCACGATGCTCGTCACGACCACGAGGAGCGCCGCGAGGACGTCGACGTACAGCACGATGCCGAAGGGGATGTCCCACCCGGCGATCGCGACGGCGAGCGGGCCGTTCGTGTCGACCTCGACGAGCAGGATCGCTCCGAGGACGAGCACCGCGGTCAGCGCCGCGACCGACACCACGATCTGCGTCTTCTTGCGACGGCCGAAGATGAGGTTGATCGCGGCCCCGATGAGCGGGATGCCGACGAGCAAGGGGACGAGGGCGCTCACGGGCGATCACCATCCTGGGTATCGCGGGAGTCGTCTTCGTCGTCGGGACGGCGCACGGCCACCCGATCGACCGGGGCGTCGTCGACGAGCTGCGACAGATCCCCCTGGTGCAGGACGCGGATCGGCGAGGCCACATCGCCCACGAAGTCGGTGGTGACGTCCTCGTCGTCGGACCGGGACTCCTCGTCCATCGCGTCTTCGGGCTCGTCGGCCGTGCGCGTGCGCAGGGCCACGTCGTCGGCATCGTCGATGACGGTGTCGGCCTGTCCGAGCTGCCACGAACGGTAGATCAGAGCGAGCAGGAACGCGGAGATGCCGAACGTGATGACGATCGCGGTGAGCGTGAGCGCCTGCGGGAGCGCGTCCGACATGTCGGCGGCATCCGTCTCTCCCCCGTCGTAGAACGGGGCGACGCCCGGCGCGCCCATGACGACGAGCAGCAGCAGATTCGCCGCGTTGCCGAGAAGGAGGAAGCCGATGAGCACGCGGGTCAGACTGCGCTCGAGCATCGCGTACACGCCGCACGCGAAGAGCACCGCCATGACGATGACGAGGACGAGCGAGATGGTCACGAGGGCACCACCTCCGCGTCTTCGGGGTGGAGCGACTGCCGGTCGACCTCGGCCCCGAGGCTGCGCAGCACGTCGAGCACGAGACCGATCACGACGAGGTACACCCCGACGTCGAAGATCGTGCTGGTGACGAACTCCCAGTGCCCGATGAGCGGGAGCTCGCCCTCGAACGTGAAGCTCTGCAGCGGAGCGAAACCGAAGAACATCGGCACGAGCGCGCACAGCACGGCGATCGCCATGCCCGCCCCCAGGAGTCGCCCGGCGTCGGTGGGCGCTGCCGCCCCCAATTCCCAACGGCCGCCCGCGATGTACCGCATGACCAGGCCCATGCCCGCGACGAGACCACCGGCGAAGCCACCGCCGGGCAGGTTGTGCCCGGCGAAGAGCAGGTACAGCGACACGATCATGATCGAGTGGAAGAGCACTCGGACGATGATCTCGAGCAGGATCGACCGGTTCTCGGGCTGCACCTTCGCGCCCGAGATGAGCCACGCGCGCGGCGCGCCCGTCTCCCCGACGCGCTGCGCCCGGACGCCGTCCTCGGTCTCGACCAGGGGGCGGCGGCGACCGAAGCCCACGCGAGCGCGAGCGGTTCCCGAGCGACGGGCGAGGTTGTCGCTGCGATCGGTGATGAAGACGAGGGATGCCACACCCGTGGCGGCCAGGACGAGCACCGACAGCTCCCCCATCGTGTCCCACCCGCGCAGGTCGACCAGCGCGACGTTGACGACGTTGCGTCCGTGGCCGATCTCGTACGCCAGCGGCGGCCACTCGAGCGAGATGGGGAGGTCCTGACGGGCTCCGGTCGCGACGATCGCGACGAGGGCCATCGTGAGGCCGACGCCGGCACCGAGGACGGCACGGGCGATCGGGGCGACGGACGCGTTCTGCTCGCCCATGCGAGCCGGGAGCCGTCGCAGGACGAGGGCGAACACCACGAGGGTCACCGTCTCGATGAGCACCTGGGTGAGGGCGAGGTCGGGAGCGCCGCTCGTCGCGAACAGCACGACCATGCCGAGACCGGTCACCGACACGAGCGCCACGCCCGTGAAGCGCTTGCGGGCCCGCACGGCGAGGATGCCGGCGGCGATCATGAGCGGCGCCGCGATCAGCTGCGCGGGCGACTGCCACGCGTCCAGCTGTGCGCGCCACTCTTTCGAGGCGAGCAGCGCTGTTCCCTCGGCGACGACGAGCACGACGAAGATCGTGCCGACGTAGAACGGCAGCGACCCCCGCTGGAATCGCGCCGTGACCCACTCGGACGAGTGGTCGATGCCCCGCAGCACGCCGTTGTAGAGGTCGTTCGCGGTGAACGGAAGCACCCGCCGCCGCTTGTGCAGCTGCGTCTTGCGGACGACCCAGAAGATCGCCGCGCCCAGGGCGAGCGTGCCGAGCGAGATGAACAGCGCGGGCTCGAGACCGTGCCAGAGCGCGAGGTGATATGGGTAGTCCGGCGCGGCGATGCCGGGCGTGGCCTCGGGCAGACCGTCGGCATACGGCGCGAGCCAGTGGTCGACGATCGGGGCGAGGAATCCGAGGACGAGCGACGCCGCGGCCAGCAGCACGGGTGCCGCGAGGAAGCCCATCGGGGGATCGGGCCAATCGGTCTTCTCGACGTCGCGCTTGGTCCAGTACGCCCCCCAGAGGAAACGGATGCCGTACGCCGCCGTCAACGCCGACCCCAGCACGATCCCGGCCAGGGCGACGATGCCCCATCCGGCCCCGGCCTCCGCCTCGTGCAGCAGCGCGGTGAGCGCCGTCTCCTTCGCGACGAATCCGAGCGTCGGGACGACACCGGCCATCGACGCGATGGCGATGAAGGACGCGGTCGCCATGACCGGCGCCTGTCGGCCGAGGCCCGAGAGCTCGCCGATGTCACGCGTGGAGAGCTGCCGGTCGATCACGCCGACGACGAGGAAGAGGCATGACTTGAACAGCGCGTGGCTGAGCAGGAGCGCGACGCCGGCGAGGGCGGCATCCCTCGTTCCATAGCCGAGCATGACGGTGAGGAAGCCGAGCTGGCTGACCGTGCCGAAGGCGAGGATGCGCTTGAGGTCGCGTTCGCGCAGCGCCTGGAACCCGCCCAGCAGCATGGTGAACACGCCGAGGGTGATGAGCGTGGGGCGCCAGAACGGCGTCTCGGCGAACGCGGGCGAGAGCCGCGCGATGAGGTAGATGCCGGCCTTCACCATCGCCGCGGCGTGAAGGTACGCGCTCACGGGGGTGGGAGCGGCCATGGCGCCGGGGAGCCAGAAGTGGAAGGGGAAGATCGCCGACTTGCTCAGCGCGCCGACGAGGAGTAGGAGCACGGCGATGTCGACGACGGTGCCGGTGGGCGGATCGGCGAGGATCGTCGAGAGGCTCGCGGTGCCCGACTGCACGACGATCAGGACGACGCCGATCAGCATGACGAGCCCGCCGAGGGTCGTCACGAGCAGGGCCTGCAGTGCCGCTCGGCGACTGGCCGCACGGCCGTGGTAGTACCCGATGAGCAGGTACGAGAGGACGCTCGTGACCTCCCACAGCATGATCAGCACGACGATGTCGTCGGTGAGCACGAGGCCGTACATCGCCCCGGCGAAGGCGAGCAGCACCGCAGAGAACTGCCCCACTCCCTGCGTCTTGCCGCGGAAGTACCAGCGGCAATAGAGCATGACCAGCGCACCGACACCCGTCACCACGAGCGTGAGGAGCCAGCTCAGGACGTCCATCCGCATCGACAGCGAGACCCCGAGCGCGGGGATCCACTGGTATTCCTCGAAGGGAATGTCGCCGGCGAACACGGCCGGAGCCGCCACGATCGCCTGCGCGAAGGCGATCGCCGGCAGGAGCGCCGCGACGTAGAACGCGCGGGCTCCGATGCGACTCACGAGCCAGGGGAGGACGAGAGGGACCAAAGTGAACGCGCTGAGGAGTGCCAACAAGGTGGGGCCTCCTCGGGGTCGACGGGCGCAGGGCCTCGGCTCTCGGGGTGTCTCTTCTTATTCTATGCGGAGCATGAGAGTCCGCGTACCGGCGAGGGTCATGTGGTAGGCGGGGCGGCGGTCGTCGTGCCGACGCGGAAGGTGCAGGCGAGATCGAGGCCCGAGGGCGGCTCGTCCTCGAGCATCGCGGCCACCGCCTCGCCCGCCGCACGACCCTTGGCGGTCGCCGGCTGGACGAGCGTCGTGAGCACGTGGGGGGCGAGCCCGTCGACCACGACACCGTCGAAGCCGGTCACGCTGACGTCCTGCGGCACCCGCAATCCGGCTTCCTCGGCCGCGCGGATCACCCCGGCGGCGATCATGTCGCTCTGCGCGATCACGGCGGTCGGGCGATGCTCGGGGTCGGAGAAGATGGTCCGGCCCGCGATCATGCCCTCGTCGATCGAGCTCATCGCCGCGGCGAGCGCGGGCGCCTCGGGGAAGATCTCCCGAGCCCCCGCGAGCCGATCGGCCGTGACGTCGACACGGACCTCCGCGTCATCGGTGATCCATCCGCGGTGGCGGGCGGCATCCGTCGGCAGCGTGACGATGGCGACGTCGCGGTGCCCCAGATCGGCGAGGTGGCGCGCGGCCTCGCGCTGGGCCTCGACGTTGTCGAGGAGCACGCGGGGGACGCCGTCTCCCGCGTCGCCCTCGATCACGACGACCGGGATGCCGCGGGCTCGCACGATCTCGAGAGAGTCGCGCATGCGCGGGCTGCACCCGATCAGCACGGCGGCGTCGATCGGTGCGGTGTGGAGGGAGGGTTCGCTCACCGTCTCGCCGTCATCTCGGAGCAGCAGCAGGGCCGCCCCCAGACGGGAGACGCCGTCGGCGAGGCCGTCCATCATGTGGGTGGTGACCGGGTCGAGGAACGCGGTGCGGAGGTGCTCGTCGAAGACCACGCCGACGATGCCGGACCTCCCGCGACGCAGGGAGGCGGCGCGAGGATCCGGGCCGGTGTACCCCAGCTCCGCCGCCGCCGCGAGGACGCGAGCGCGCGTCGACTCGGACGTGGGGGTCTTGCCACTGAAGACGACCGACGCGGTCGACGCCGAGACGCCCGCTGCCCGGGCGACGTCGCTGATGGTCGCTCGGCGCGTGCTCACGGGGCGATCGTACCCGCGACACGCCCTGTTTCCGAATCGATTCGATTCACGTCGAATCGATTCGGTACAGTGATGCGCATGGACACCGCCCTCACCCGCTCCCAGCTCGTGCGCTGGCACATCGCGATCTGCGCGATCTTCCTGGCGAGCGGACTGAGCATCGCGACCTGGGCGTCACGCGTCCCCGCGATCCGCGCCTCGCTCGACATCGAGAACTCCGGCGTGGGTCTGCTGCTGCTCGGCATGGGGGTGGCATCCATCATCGGACTCTCGGTCGCCCCCGCCGTCCTCGCGCGCCTCGGCGCCCGCGCAGGCATGCTCACGGCTCTCGTGCTGGTCGGCGTGGGTCTGGCGATCATCGGCTTCGGCGCCGACGCGCTGCAGGTGTTCGGGGTCGCCCTCGTGGGTCTCGCCCTGTTCGGTCTGGGCAACGGCGCGGTCGACGTGATGATGAACGTCGAGGGAGCCGCGCTCGAGAAGGCCACCGGCCGCACGATCATGCCACTCCTGCACGCCTTCTTCAGCTTCGGCACCGTCATCGGCGCCGGCCTCGGGTTCGTGGCCGTGAGCATGGGGATCCCCGTCCTGGCGCACTGCGTCGCCATGGCGGTCGTGATCCTCGTGGTGGCCTTCGTCTCGATCGCGAACGTCCCCCGCCGCGAGGTCGCGATGGACGCGCCCGTGGAGGAGGAGCGCGCCCACTGGCGCGAGCGTCTCGCCACCTCGCTGCAGGCGTGGAAGGAGCCGCGCACCTACACGCTCGGCGTCATCATGCTCGGCATGGCCTTCGCCGAGGGCAGCGCGAACGACTGGCTCCCCTCGGCCGTGGTCTTCGGCCACGGCGCCCCCGAAGAGGCCGGTCCCGCTGTCCTCGCGGTCTTCTCGGTGGCCATGACGGTCGGTCGCATCGCGGGAGGGCCGGTGGTCGACCGGCTCGGCCGGGTGGTCGTCCTGCGCGTGCTCGCCGCGA
This portion of the Microbacterium testaceum StLB037 genome encodes:
- a CDS encoding Na+/H+ antiporter subunit A, whose amino-acid sequence is MLALLSAFTLVPLVLPWLVSRIGARAFYVAALLPAIAFAQAIVAAPAVFAGDIPFEEYQWIPALGVSLSMRMDVLSWLLTLVVTGVGALVMLYCRWYFRGKTQGVGQFSAVLLAFAGAMYGLVLTDDIVVLIMLWEVTSVLSYLLIGYYHGRAASRRAALQALLVTTLGGLVMLIGVVLIVVQSGTASLSTILADPPTGTVVDIAVLLLLVGALSKSAIFPFHFWLPGAMAAPTPVSAYLHAAAMVKAGIYLIARLSPAFAETPFWRPTLITLGVFTMLLGGFQALRERDLKRILAFGTVSQLGFLTVMLGYGTRDAALAGVALLLSHALFKSCLFLVVGVIDRQLSTRDIGELSGLGRQAPVMATASFIAIASMAGVVPTLGFVAKETALTALLHEAEAGAGWGIVALAGIVLGSALTAAYGIRFLWGAYWTKRDVEKTDWPDPPMGFLAAPVLLAAASLVLGFLAPIVDHWLAPYADGLPEATPGIAAPDYPYHLALWHGLEPALFISLGTLALGAAIFWVVRKTQLHKRRRVLPFTANDLYNGVLRGIDHSSEWVTARFQRGSLPFYVGTIFVVLVVAEGTALLASKEWRAQLDAWQSPAQLIAAPLMIAAGILAVRARKRFTGVALVSVTGLGMVVLFATSGAPDLALTQVLIETVTLVVFALVLRRLPARMGEQNASVAPIARAVLGAGVGLTMALVAIVATGARQDLPISLEWPPLAYEIGHGRNVVNVALVDLRGWDTMGELSVLVLAATGVASLVFITDRSDNLARRSGTARARVGFGRRRPLVETEDGVRAQRVGETGAPRAWLISGAKVQPENRSILLEIIVRVLFHSIMIVSLYLLFAGHNLPGGGFAGGLVAGMGLVMRYIAGGRWELGAAAPTDAGRLLGAGMAIAVLCALVPMFFGFAPLQSFTFEGELPLIGHWEFVTSTIFDVGVYLVVIGLVLDVLRSLGAEVDRQSLHPEDAEVVPS
- a CDS encoding LacI family DNA-binding transcriptional regulator, yielding MSTRRATISDVARAAGVSASTASVVFSGKTPTSESTRARVLAAAAELGYTGPDPRAASLRRGRSGIVGVVFDEHLRTAFLDPVTTHMMDGLADGVSRLGAALLLLRDDGETVSEPSLHTAPIDAAVLIGCSPRMRDSLEIVRARGIPVVVIEGDAGDGVPRVLLDNVEAQREAARHLADLGHRDVAIVTLPTDAARHRGWITDDAEVRVDVTADRLAGAREIFPEAPALAAAMSSIDEGMIAGRTIFSDPEHRPTAVIAQSDMIAAGVIRAAEEAGLRVPQDVSVTGFDGVVVDGLAPHVLTTLVQPATAKGRAAGEAVAAMLEDEPPSGLDLACTFRVGTTTAAPPTT
- a CDS encoding Na(+)/H(+) antiporter subunit C → MTISLVLVIVMAVLFACGVYAMLERSLTRVLIGFLLLGNAANLLLLVVMGAPGVAPFYDGGETDAADMSDALPQALTLTAIVITFGISAFLLALIYRSWQLGQADTVIDDADDVALRTRTADEPEDAMDEESRSDDEDVTTDFVGDVASPIRVLHQGDLSQLVDDAPVDRVAVRRPDDEDDSRDTQDGDRP
- a CDS encoding MFS transporter: MDTALTRSQLVRWHIAICAIFLASGLSIATWASRVPAIRASLDIENSGVGLLLLGMGVASIIGLSVAPAVLARLGARAGMLTALVLVGVGLAIIGFGADALQVFGVALVGLALFGLGNGAVDVMMNVEGAALEKATGRTIMPLLHAFFSFGTVIGAGLGFVAVSMGIPVLAHCVAMAVVILVVAFVSIANVPRREVAMDAPVEEERAHWRERLATSLQAWKEPRTYTLGVIMLGMAFAEGSANDWLPSAVVFGHGAPEEAGPAVLAVFSVAMTVGRIAGGPVVDRLGRVVVLRVLAATAAAGLLLFIVAPFGPLVFIGAALWGLGASLGFPIGMSAAADDPAKAASRVAAAATIGYIAFLCGPPILGWIGDHIGLLPTLFIVVGLIVASGLFSGAAKPLPATSDEPEKARRG